A portion of the Eretmochelys imbricata isolate rEreImb1 chromosome 27, rEreImb1.hap1, whole genome shotgun sequence genome contains these proteins:
- the LOC144258049 gene encoding ras-related protein Rab-18-B-like, producing the protein MATLKLLMVGDSAVGKSSLLLRFTDDTFEPHLNPTIGVDFKVKKMMVDGNPVQLAIWDTAGQERFRTLTPSYYRGAQAVILVYDVTRKDTFTKLMTWLNELETYATRSNIVKMLVGNKIDKPDREINKTEGLQFARKHSMLFIETSAKTRDGVQCAFEEVVIKILQTPGLWDTDKQKCGVQLETAAHTEEDFCGGYCTLT; encoded by the exons ATGGCCACGCTGAAGCTGCTGATGGTTGGGGACAGCGCGGTGGGGAAGTCCAG TCTCTTGCTGAGATTCACCGATGACACGTTTGAGCCGCACTTGAACCCCACGATAG GTGTTGATTTTAAAGTTAAGAAAATGATGGTTGATGGCAATCCAGTGCAACTTGCAATATGG GATACAGCGGGACAGGAACGGTTTAGAACACTGACACCCAGTTATTACCGAGGAGCTCAAGCTGTTATTTTAG TGTATGATGTCacgagaaaagatactttcacaAAACTAATGACCTGGCTGAACGAGCTGGAGACGTATGCTACGCGGAGCAACATTGTAAAAATGTTAGTTGGCAATAAAATTGACAAG ccagatCGTGAGATAAACAAAACAGAGGGACTCCAGTTTGCTAGGAAACACTCAATGCTCTTTATAG AGACCAGTGCTAAAACACGGGATGGAGTACAATGTGCCTTTGAGGAAGTGGTCATAAAGATCTTACAGACTCCAGGACTTTGggatacagacaaacaaaagTGCGGAGTCCAGTTGGagactgcagcacacacagaggaAGACTTTTGTGGTGGATACTGTACACTTACTTAA